A stretch of Eleutherodactylus coqui strain aEleCoq1 chromosome 2, aEleCoq1.hap1, whole genome shotgun sequence DNA encodes these proteins:
- the LOC136610217 gene encoding ferritin, higher subunit-like produces the protein MESQVRQNFHRDCEAAINRMVNMELYASYTYLSMSFYFDRDDVALHNVAKFFKEQSHEEREHAEKFMKYQNKRGGRVVLQDVKKPERDEWTNTLDAMQAALQLEKTVNQTLLDLHKVASEKVDPQLCDFLESEYLEEQVKAIKQLGDYRPPFHLRAQAYTF, from the coding sequence ATGGAATCCCAGGTGCGCCAGAACTTCCACCGTGACTGTGAGGCTGCCATTAACCGCATGGTGAACATGGAGCTCTATGCCTCCTACACCTATCTCTCCATGTCCTTCTACTTTGACCGTGATGATGTAGCCCTTCATAATGTGGCCAAGTTCTTCAAGGAGCAGAGCCATGAAGAGCGAGAGCATGCTGAGAAGTTTATGAAGTATCAGAACAAACGTGGGGGTCGTGTTGTCCTGCAGGATGTTAAGAAACCTGAGCGTGATGAGTGGACCAATACTCTGGATGCCATGCAGGCAGCTCTGCAGCTGGAGAAGACTGTGAACCAGACCCTTCTAGATCTTCACAAAGTGGCTTCTGAGAAGGTTGACCCTCAGCTCTGTGACTTCTTGGAATCGGAGTACCTGGAGGAACAAGTGAAGGCTATAAAGCAACTTGGAGACTACAGACCCCCctttcacttacgggcacaagcctatactttttAG